The genomic region GTTCCTGTTGATTGCCTCCGTGAGCAATATGGCAGGCCTCCTGCTCGCCTGGTCTGTCTGGGGTGTGCTCTGGGCGCTCGTGTCAGGCCTGCTCACCGCTTACGCGTGGGAACTGGGCAGTGAGGTAGAAGGCGGCGGGAGCATCCGCGCAACGGAGTTCGTCCGCGTGCGACGAGTCTGCGCGGCGGCTGCGATGCTCTTCTCCTTGGTGACAGCGGGTTGGCTCTATGAGCTTGCACCCACGTTGCCGTTCATCGTGACCGCAGTACTCGCTCTTGCAGTCATTCCGGTTGCGATGGGCCTTCCTGCAATCCCGCACCGCGCCAGCGGCAATGCGCATTCGGCGCGCGCGTTGCGCATGGGAGCACGAGCGATTTCGCCTCCGCAGCGGCTCGCCCTGGGCGCCGGGGCGATCGTTCTGGTGGCCGGGTGGAGCATTCAGATGGTCTTTCAGCCGCTGGGCCTGCAAGCTGGGCTCGATCCGACGGGCATTTCGTTTCTCTTCGCAGGCTTTGCGCTGGCCCAACTTGCCGGCGCATGGCTGGTGGGTCGGATCCCTGCGCGACGCGAGACGATCCTCGTGGGATCCGTCGCTGGGATCGCTGCGATGTGTTTCGGTGCGTGGCTCGGGTTCACTCACGCCGCACCTGTGTGGGTCTCAATTGTCAGTCTTGTCGCACTCGGGGTGTTCTACGCTGTGGGCACGACGTACTGTGACATTTGGGTCTCCGAACTTGCGACGACGAGCAACCGAGCGACCATGTTGTCGCTGGTGGCGCTCCTCGGTGGCGCTGTGATGATTGTATCGAGGCCCCTCTTGGGGCTTGTCGCTGACGCGACGAGTGCCTCGGAGGCGTTCGGTCTGTGGGCTGCGGTCTGTGCCCTGTTCGGGTGGGTGCTGTGGATGATGCTGCGCCGAGGAGTTCCCTCAGCCGGTGCGCCCGGGCAGTCGGGGTCAACGTAAGGTAGTGGACATGGAAAACAACGTTCTTGTGTGCGTGGCGTGGCCGTATGCGAACGGCCCGCGCCATATCGGCCATGTCGCCGGCTTCGGCGTCCCCTCTGACGTCTTCGCCCGCTACCAGCGAATGTCGGGCAAGAACGTGCTCATGGTTTCCGGCACCGACGAGCACGGCACCCCGCTGCTCGTGCAAGCGGACAAGGAAGGTGTCACTGTCAAGGAGCTGGCGGACCGTTACAACCGCCAGATCGTGCAGGATCTGGCCGGGCTCGGCCTGTCCTACGACCTGTTCACCCGCACCACAACCCGCAACCACTACGCGGTGGTCCAGCAGCTGTTCCGCGGGCTGAACGACAACGGTTACATGATCCGCGAGATCACGCAGGGCGCGATCTCCCCGTCGACCGGCCGCACCCTGCCGGACCGCTACATCGAGGGCACGTGCCCGATCTGCGGCGCTACCGACGCGCGCGGCGACCAGTGCGACAACTGCGGCAACCAGCTCGACCCCGCAGACCTGATCGACCCGGTGTCCAAGATCAACGGCGAGACCCCGGAGTTCATCGAGACCGAGCACTTCATGCTCGACCTTCCCGCGCTGCACGACGCGCTGGAGCAGTGGCTGTCCACCCGCGAAGAGTGGCGGCCGAACGTGTTGAAGTTCTCCCTGAACCTGCTCGAGGACATGCGCCCGCGCGCCATGACCCGCGACATCGACTGGGGTATTCCGATCCCGGTGGAGGACTGGCAGGACAACCCGTCGAAGAAGCTTTACGTCTGGTTCGACGCGGTGGTCGGCTACCTGTCTGCCTCGATTGAGTGGGCGCACCGCTCGGGCAACCCGGACGCGTGGAAGGAGTTCTGGCAGGACCCGGCCACCGAGGGCTATTACTTCATGGGCAAGGACAACATCACCTTCCACTCCCAGATCTGGCCGGCGGAACTGCTCGGCTACGCCGGCAAGGGTTCCAAGGGCGGCGAGGTTCACGAGCTTGGCGAGCTGAACCTGCCTACCGAGGTGGTCTCCTCCGAGTTTTTGACCATGTCCGGCT from Corynebacterium fournieri harbors:
- a CDS encoding MFS transporter, which codes for MNLRTRLSIIVIALEVQFWFPVWLLFLLDRGFTVGQAALADGVFRLVATLAEVPAGWLSDRIGRKASLGIALGGTALTFLLIASVSNMAGLLLAWSVWGVLWALVSGLLTAYAWELGSEVEGGGSIRATEFVRVRRVCAAAAMLFSLVTAGWLYELAPTLPFIVTAVLALAVIPVAMGLPAIPHRASGNAHSARALRMGARAISPPQRLALGAGAIVLVAGWSIQMVFQPLGLQAGLDPTGISFLFAGFALAQLAGAWLVGRIPARRETILVGSVAGIAAMCFGAWLGFTHAAPVWVSIVSLVALGVFYAVGTTYCDIWVSELATTSNRATMLSLVALLGGAVMIVSRPLLGLVADATSASEAFGLWAAVCALFGWVLWMMLRRGVPSAGAPGQSGST
- the metG gene encoding methionine--tRNA ligase → MENNVLVCVAWPYANGPRHIGHVAGFGVPSDVFARYQRMSGKNVLMVSGTDEHGTPLLVQADKEGVTVKELADRYNRQIVQDLAGLGLSYDLFTRTTTRNHYAVVQQLFRGLNDNGYMIREITQGAISPSTGRTLPDRYIEGTCPICGATDARGDQCDNCGNQLDPADLIDPVSKINGETPEFIETEHFMLDLPALHDALEQWLSTREEWRPNVLKFSLNLLEDMRPRAMTRDIDWGIPIPVEDWQDNPSKKLYVWFDAVVGYLSASIEWAHRSGNPDAWKEFWQDPATEGYYFMGKDNITFHSQIWPAELLGYAGKGSKGGEVHELGELNLPTEVVSSEFLTMSGSKFSSSKGVVIYVKDFLAEFGPDPLRYFIAVAGPENNDTDFTWDEFVRRVNNELANGWGNLVNRTVSMAHKNFGQIPAPGPLEASDERILNLAEETFTTAGEELGKAHFKSAITKVMHVVGEANAYIAEQEPWKLAKDDSQRERLATVLWTALQVVSDCNAMLTPYLPHTAQKVHETLGRTGIWAAEPRVEEVVDDADYNLVGAGLPDKGQTYPTITGDYSQQQAVWQRVDVVPGTELAKPQPLIAKLDPELGETGPEWAPVQ